The nucleotide sequence GGCCGCCGCCGACCCGGGCATCGCCCTGGCCTTCGGGGCCACCATGCTCGGTCAGACCCCCGTCCTGCTCACCGGCGATCCCGGCCTGCAGAAGCGCTACCTGTCCGACTTCTCCGGGCCCCGGGCGATCCTGGCCTGCAACGCGGTCGCCGAGGAGGAGGCGGGCAGCGACCTGGTCATCCCGCAGCACTTCCCGGACGCGCGGATGCGTACGACGCTGCGCCGCGACGGGGACGGCTACCGGCTCGACGGGCACAAGCGGTTCATCACCAACGGCGCCGTGGCGACCTTCGCGGCCGTCTATGCGAACCTGGAGGGTCACCCCGGTGCCACCGGCCTGACCTGCGTCATCGTGCCGCTCGACGCACCCGGGGTACGCCGGGGCGACGTGCTGGACAAGATGGGCTACCGCAACTGCCTGGGCAGCGAGCTGTGGTTCGACGACGTCCACGTGCCGGCGCGCGACGTGGTCGGCGGCGAGGGCCAGGGCGCCGCCATCAACGTGGCGCAGGGCAACATGGCCCGGTCCTCGGTCGCGGCGATCTCCACCGGCATCGCCCGGCACGCCCTGGAGATGGCGGTCCACTGGGCCGGCGAGCGGGTGCAGGGCGGCAAGCTGCTGCGCGAACACCAGATGACCGCGCGCCGCCTGGCCGACATGGCCGTCGACGTGGACGCGGCGCGGCTGCTCTACCAGCGGGCCGCCGTCAAGGTCGACACGCAGCTGCCGGCTCCCGAGCGGGAGCCGGCGATGGCGAAGCTCTTCGCCGACCGGGTGGCCGTCGAGACGGCGAGCACGGCCGTCGCGCTCATGGGCTCCCGTGGCTACATGCGGTCCTACGGGTTGGAGAAGGTCCTCCGCGACTCGTTCGGCACGCGGATCTTCGAGGGCACGCCCGAGGCGCTGGCCCTGGCGATCACCGACTGCCTCTACCGGGACGACGACGATGACGACTTCTAAGCTCACGGCGGTCCCCGGCGACCAGCACCGGGACGGGCCGCTCGACCACACGTACGCGCGGGCGCTGGTCGCCCTGCACCGCTCCCTGCGCTACCCGGATCTCCCCGCGACGGTGGGCTCGGCCGCGCTCAGCCGGGTCGAGCAGCTGGGCGACGGGCTCACCACGGTCGCGTTCAGCTCCGACGCCGTGGAGGAACGCCACCTGCGGGCCGTGTTCGGGTTCCGGCTGGCCGAGTTCATCGACCTGTCGATGATGAGTTCGCGCACCGCGCGGGAGACCGCGTTGCTGGCGGAGCCACCGGACTCCACGGTCGTCCACACCGTCTGCCTGGACGCCGACGGCCGGATCCTCGGCTACGTCGGCCTGCTCGGCTCGCGGGACGTGCTGCCGCGGCGGCTGGACGACCCGGCCCGGAGCCGCTTCCCGGTCGAGGCCGCGCACGACGTGGACCTGCTCGCTCCGTTCGCCGAGCGGGGGCTGACCACGCAGCAGGTCTTCGAGATCAAGCGGTTCGTGCGGGCCGCGGACGTGCCCGCCGGCCAGCTGCGGGACCGGGTGCCCTGGCACCTGATCCTCGCGCTGGGCCGGTCGGTGCTGGCGATGGGCCGACCGCTGCTCGTCGGCGACAGCCGCGAGAACGGCGCCCTGCGTCACCTGCGGCTCATCGGGTTCGATCCGCTGGTCATCCCCGACACGAGGCCCCGGCTGCCGCAGACGTCGCTGATGTGGTCGAGCTACCTGGTGCCGGTGCCGGCGGTGCCGTTCGCCAGCCTGGTGCCGGAGGACCTCGCCCGTTATCTCGAGGCCATCGAGGAAGGGCTCACCGGCCGCCATGACGAGTCCTGGCAGCGCCGGCTGATGGCGCGGCTGTCGGCCACCCGGCGCGGTGGCCGCCAGGCGGACTCCGGCGAGGTCGTCTCGTGACCGCGCTGCACGAGCTGTCCGCGATCGAGTGCGCCCGGTTGATCCGGGACGGGTCGGTGACCTCGGTCGAGGTGACCGGGCACCACCTGGACCGGATCCGGCGGCTGGACCCGGCGCTGGGCGCCTTCGTGACGGTGACCGGTGACCTCGCGCTCCGCCAGGCCGAGGAGGCCGACGCGGTGCTCTGGGCCGTGGGCCCGGACAACGTCGGCGCGCTGCACGGGGTGCCGATCGCGCTCAAGGACAACCTCGACGTCGAGGACGTGCTCACCGGGTGGGGCTCCGTGGAGCGGGACGAGGAGGCGGTGGGCGACGACAACGTGGTGGCCCGGGTGCGGCGGGCGCACCTGCCCATCCTGGGCAAGACGCACCTGCCCGAGTTCGCCCTGCCCTGCTACACGGAGAATCTCGTGGGCGGCGACACGGCGAACCCGTGGCGGGCCGCGTTCTCACCCGGCGGCTCCAGCGGCGGTTCGGCCGCGGCGGTCAGCGCGGGCCTCGCGCCGCTGGCTCTCGGCACCGACGCGGGCGGGTCGGTGCGCATCCCGGCCTCCTGCTGCGGGCTCGTGGGGGTGCGTCCCAGCAACGGCGCCGTGAGCAACGGGCCCTCGGACCCGGCGCCCACGGGCCTGTCCGTGCCGGGGGTGCTGGCCCGGGACGCGCTCGACGCGTCCGCCCTGCTGGACGTGGTCGCCGGCGCCATGGCCGGCGACCTGACCACCGCCCGCTCGTGGCGCGACCCGGGGCGGCGGCTCCGGATCGGGTTGAGCACCGACCCGATGGTGCCCGGCCTGGCGGTGGCGGAGGAGTGCGCGGCCGCCGCGGAGAAGCTGGCCGTGGACCTTCAGGAGTCCGGGCACGAGCTGGTGCGGGTGGACCTGGGCCAGGACGTGGCGGTGGCCGCGGCCTTCCGGGACGTGTGGTCCGTGGTCGCCACCTCCTTCGAGGTCGACGACGAGGACAACCTCACCCCGTTCACCCGCTGGCTGCGGGAGCAGGGGCGGGGGGTGAGCGGCGCACGCCTGCACGAGTGCCTGACCCTGTTCCGCGGCGTGGCCCGGATGCTGGAGGACATGGTCTTCGGCACGGTGGACCTGCTCGTCACACCGACGCTCGGCCTCCCGCCGCAGCCCCGCGGGGCGTTCCGCCTCGTCCGCGACGAGGAGGAGAACTTCCGGGCCATGACGCGGTTCATGCCGTTCACACCGATGTACAACATCGCCGGGATGCCGGCGGTCAGCGTGCCGGTCAGCGTGGTGGACGGGCTGCCCGTCGGCGCGATGCTCGGCGGCCCGTACGGGAGCGAGCGGCGGATCCTGCACGAGGTGGCCGAGGTGCAGGCTCGGGCGGGGGCCACGGCCGGGCTCGCGCCGGGATGGGCGTGACGGCGCGGGTGGCCGGCGGGGCCGTGCTGCTGCACGGGTTCGCCGGTTCCCCGTCGAGCATGCACCCCTTCGCCCGGGCACTGGCGCCGCACGTGCGCCGGGTGGCCGTGCCGGTGCTCCGGGGCCACGACACCCGGTGGTCGGATCTGCGGGCGGTGAGCTGGCGGGACTGGTGCGACGACGCGCGTGCCGCCGTCGACGACGTGGCCGGGGCCGGCCCGGTGGCCGTCGTCGGCCTGTCCATGGGCGGAGCGTTGGCGCTCCGGCTGGCGGCCACGCATCCGGCCGTCAGTCACGTCGTCCTGGTCAACCCGTCGATCACGATGCGGAATCCCCTGCTGCCGCTGCTGCCGGTGCTCCGGCACGTGGTGCCGAGCATCGCCAACGAGCGGCCGCAGGTACGCGACCCGTCGGCGCGGTACGCGGGTTACCGCCGCATCCCCCTCGCCGCCGTGCAGCAGATGACCCGGCTCTGGGCCGACGTGCGGCCCCGGCTTCCGGCGGTCACGCAGCCGATCCGGGTGTTCCGTTCGCTGGCCGACGGGCCGGCCGGCCTGCGGTCGGTGGAGGTGATCCGGCAGGGGGTGCGCTCGGCGGATCTCGTGGAGGTTCCGCTCGCCCGGAGCGGGCACGTCGCGACCCTGGACCACGACGCGGAACTGATCTTCGCGCACACCACGGCGTTCCTCACGGGCCGCCCGGCCCCGCCCACCGGCCGCTCGGCCTGACGGGGACCCGTGGGAACGGGCATCCCGCCGCCCGGCCCGGGCGCGACGGGCCGCGACGGTAGCATCTGGGGGTCCTACCTGACTGCCTGGACGGAGGCGTACGGAGCAGCATGCTCGACATGGAGTTGATCCGGAAGGATCGCGAGGCGGTGGCGACCGCGCTGGCGAAGCGTCTGGATCCCGCCGAGGTCAACCGGGCGCTGGACGAGATCCAGCGGCTCGACCAGGAACGCCGCGCCCTCATCACGGAGATCGACGCCGAGCGGCAGCGCCGCAAGGCCGAGGCGCGCGCGTACGCGGAGGCGAAGCGGTCCGGCGCCACGCCGGAGCCGGTCGCGGAGTCCGAGCGCAAGCAGCTCGCCGAGCTGGAGTCCCAGCTGGACGAGGTGCAGTCCCGGCTGCGCACGAGCATGAGCGAGCTGCCCAACCTGCCCGCCGACGACGTGGTCGCCGGTGGCAAGGAGGCCAACCGGGTGGTGCGCACCTTCGGCGAGCCGCCGGCCGTCGAGAAGGTGCGGGACCACGTGGAGCTGAGCCGGGCGCTCGGCCTGGTCGACCACGAGCGCGGGGTGAAGCTCGGCGGCTCCGGCTTCTGGATGTACACGGGCCTGGGCGCCCGGCTGGAGTGGGCGCTGGTCAACTGGCTCATCGAGCAAAACATCCAGGCCGGCTACGAGTTCCTGCTCCCGCCGCACCTGCTGCTGGACACCGCCGGCTTCGCGGCCGGCCAGTTCCCGAAGTTCTACGACGACGTCTACCACCTGGACAAGCAGTCCGCCCCGCGCGGGCAGTTCCTGCTGCCCACCGCGGAGACGGCGATCCTCGGCGCGTTCCAGGACGAGATCCTGGAGACCGCCAAGCTGCCGCTGAAGGCGTTCGCCTACACCCCGTGCTACCGGCGCGAGGCCGCCGGCTCCCACTCCGACGAGCGCGGCACCGTGCGCGGCCACCAGTTCAACAAGGTGGAGATCTTCCAGTTCACCCTGCCGGAGCAGGCGGACGCCGCGCTGGAGGCCATGGTCGGCCACGTCGAGGGCCTGGTCGAGAAGCTGGGCCTGCACTTCCAGACCAGCCTGCTCGCGGCGGGCGACTCCAGCGCCGCCATGAAGAAGACCCTCGACGTCGAGGTCTGGATGCCGAGCACCGGCAAGTACAAGGAGGTGTCGTCGGTCTCCTGGGGCGGCGACTACCAGGCCCGCCGGGCGGCCATCCGCTACCGGGAGCCGGGCGGCAAGCAGACCCGGTTCGTCCACACCCTCAACGGGTCGGCGCTGGCCACCAGCCGGCTCTTCCCGGCCATCCTGGAGCAGTTCCAGCAGCCCGACGGCTCGGTCGTGGTCCCCGAGGTGCTCCGCGACAAGCTGGGAACGGACCACCTCACCCCGATCCGCTGACGGGTTCCGCCCCGCGATCTTGCACTTCCGGCCCGCAAGGAGTCCGGCTTGCGGCCTCTGCCGGGGCCACGAGTGCAAGATCGCGGGGGCGGCGGCGGGCCGCGAGCAGCAGCCCGGCCAGGGCGGCCGTCAGCAGGGCCGGGCCGGCCCAGTTCAGCGTGCTGGTCAGGGTCTGCTGCACCTCGGTCGCCGCACGCACCACCGGGTCGCCGAAGGCGTCGTGGCGGCCCCGGGCCAGGCGCACCTCGTACCAGCCGTACCAGGCGACGTAGCCGCCCGCGACCAGCAGCACCAGGCCGCTGAGGCGGGGCACCCACGCGCCGGCGCCGCGCAGCCGGGCCACCAGCCGGCCGCGCAGCAGCGCCACGCCGAGCGCGGCAACACCGACCACCAGGCCCATCCCGATCGTGTACGCGCCGAAGAGCGCCAGCCCGCGCAGCGTCGAGCCGGCCCGCAGGCTGGTCACCACGATCGCCAGGAACGGTGCGATGGAGCAGGTCAGCGAGGTCAGCGCGTACGCCGCCCCGAACAGGACCATGGACGGCCAGGTGCGGGTGAGCCGGGGCGCCCGGGCGAACGGGCGCGCGGTGGGCAGCCGCCGGCCGGCGAGCAGCCAGCAGCCGGCCAGCGCGAGCAGCACGCCGAGGGTGACGGTGAGCCAGGGCAGCCGGGGGCGCAGCCAGTCGGCCAGCGGTGCGACCGCCAGCCCGAAGGCGCCGAAGACCAGCGCGTACCCGAGGGTCAGCCCGGCCGTGGCGGTGAGCGCGCGGCCGACCGCGCCGCGACCGTCGGCGGGGCCGGCGACCAGCAGCGAGAGGTACGCGGGCAGCATGGCGAAGCCGCACGGGTTGACCGCGGCGAGCATGCCCGCGGTCAGCGCCAGCAGCAGCCCGCCGGTCATCCCCGGGCCAGCGCGTCGACCTGCCGGGTCAGCGGCTCCCCGTCCAGGAAGCCCTGGTGGACCACCCGGCCGTCGCGGTCCACGACCACGAAGGTGCTCTGCTCGACCACCTCGAACCGGCGCCACAGCACGCCGGAGCGGTCGTCGAGCTGCGGGGTGCCGGCCAGCTCGAACTCGCTGACGAACTCCTTCATGGCCTTCTGCTCGCCCAGCCCGGCGACGCCGACGATCGGCACGGTGTCCCGGTACTTCGGGGCGATCTCGGCGACCGTCCACGCCTGGCTCGCGCAGGTGGCGCACCAGGGCGCCCAGAACCACAGCACCACGGGCCTGCCGGCCAGGGTGGCGGCGCTGAACGCCGCACCGTCCAGGGTCTTCGCCGTGAACGACAGCGTCTCGGGCACCCGGGCCGGGACCACCGGGACGGCCGGCGACGCGGACGCGGGCGGCGCGGGGGCCACCGCGCCGACCGGGGTGGCCCGCTCCGGCCCGACCGCGCAGGCCGCCGCGCCGGGGAGCGTGGCGGCCAGCACGGCGGCGATGAGCAGGCGGGCGGTGGGTCGCGGCATCCGCGTCTCCTCCGGTTTGGGCTACTCGGCCTTGACCAGCCGGAGCGCGAGTTCGGGACAGACCTTGACCGCCTTGAGCGCGCCCTCCCGCAGCCAGGTCGGCACGGGGGTGGCGGGGAAGGCGGGATAACCGTTGCCGTCGAGCCGGATGAAGTCCGGGACCACGTGGGCACAGAGGCCGTGCCCGTCGCAGCGGGACCAGTCGAGGGTGAGCTTGCGCGGGTTGGCGTCGGGCGCGCCGGGCAGGCCCATGACGCCCTTGACCCGCTTGCCGCAGCCCTCGCCGGTGGCGTGCAGTCGCAGGTCCTCGGCGAACACCTCCATGGCGGAGAGCGCGAACCGGGCGGTGCCGTCGGGGTGGCTGCACGCGCCGCGCCCCTTCACGTCGCCGGCCGCCGCGCGGACCACCTCGACGGGGGCGCTGCCGGAGACCGCCAGGTCGACGGCGCGGGCCAGGTCGGGCAGGCCCATCTTGCACGGGCCGCACTGGCCGGCGGACTCGCCGGCCAGGTAGCGGACCACCTGGGCGGCCTCGCCGAGCGGGCAGGTGTCGCGGGGCAGCGGGATGATGATGCCGGCGCCGAGCGTGCCGCCCACCGCGGCCAGCCCCGTGCGGGAGACCTCGGCCCGGTCCGCCGCCTCCGGCGTGATCCACTTGCCGTGGTAGCCGCCCATCAGGATGCCCGGCCCCTCGGGCACCTCACAGAGCTCCAGGATCTCTCGCAGCGGGGTGCCGGCCGCGCACTCCACCACGGCGGGCCGGTTGGCCGCCCCGGTGACGGTGAGCAGCACGGTGCCCGGCTCGTCGTCGGTGCCGAGCGCCGCGTACTCGTACGGGCCGATCCGGGCGGCGACCGCGAGCTGGGCGTACGTCTCGGCGTTGGAGAGCAGGGTGGGCAGCCCGTTCACCCCCGAGTCGCTGGAGCGCTTCTTGGTGCCGGGCGGGATGTGCGGCAGCCCGTTGATCCCGTTGACCAGGGCGCCGCCCTCCCCGGAGATGAACCGGTGCGGCACCGTGACGATGGTGGTCGGCACCGGCATCCGGCGCTCCTGCAAGGCCTCCGTGAGCGAGGGCCGGCCCACGTCGTCGTCGGCGACCCCGATCACGATCTCCTCGGCGTCCAGCGCGTACGCGGCCAGCGCGGCGCCGTCCAGGACGAGGTGCGGGGCCCGGGTGAGCAGCACCTTGTCCTTCCAGCTCGCCGGCTCCCCCTCGGTGGCGTTGACCACCACCACGGCGGCGAGGTCCTGCCGCTCGCAGGACTCCAGCACGGCGCGCAGCTTGCGGGCGAACGGGAAGCCGGCCCCGCCCTTGCCCTTGAGGTCGATCGCCTCGGCGAGCCGGAGCAGGGCGGCCGGTTCCATCGGCCCGATCGGGCCGTGCACCTCCTCGTGTGCCGGCAGGTCGAGTCTCCCGAACTCGGCGAAGCCGGCGGTGAGCCGGGGCTCGCCGACGCAGGCCACCGGCGGCACGGTCGTGCGCATCACTTGGCCTCACCCCGCAGCCCGGCCCAGTACGCGCCGTCCACGGCATCGGCGTTGGCCCGCTTGCGCCGGCTCGACCGGCCCTCGCCGGAGGCCCGCATGGCCCGCCGGGAGGCGAGGTCGACCAGGGTCGGGGTGTCGTCGACGAAGGCGTCGTCGGGGGCGTAGCGGGCCGGCGGGCGCCAGTAGTCCGGCTCCTCCGGGAGGTCCTCCTCCGCGCTGTGCCGGCCGCTGCCGCTGCGCGGCGCCGACGAGATCGGGCTGCCCGAGATCGGCCCGGCTGAGATCGGCCCGGCCGAGATCGGCTCGCCGGAGACCGGCCGGCTCTCCCAGCGGCGCGGGCTGTCCCACGGCTCCTCCGGCTCGTCCGTCCGGCGGGGCGGGGCCGAGTAGCGCGCGACCTCCGCCGGGGTGGAGTAGCGGGTGCCGGTGTCCGGCGGGGCCGAGTGCCGGCCCTCGCTCTCCGGCGGGGCGGAGTAGCGGGCCTCGGTCTCCACGCGGGAGCGGCGCGGCGCCCGCTCCTCCTCGTCCCGGTAGCGGCGGCCGGTCCGCTCGTCGTCGCGGCGGCGGGCCACGGCCTCGCGCTGCTCACGCCGGGCCACGCTCTCGCGCTCCTCGCGTCGGCCCACGGTCTCCCGCTCCTCGCGCCGCCGGGCGGCCGGCGCCGGCTCCGCGTCGCGCCGCCGGGCCGGGGAGACCGGTGCCTCGGCGCGCCGCCGGCTGGCCCCCGCGCGGACCGGCTCGCGCAGCGTCCCGGGCTCCGGCACCACGGGTACGGCGAACCGCTCGGGATCGCGGCGCCGGGCGGTGCCGGCCGGCGCCGTCCAGGTGGCGGTGGCCTCGGCCCAGCGACCCTCGCGGCCCCGGCTCTCCTCCTTGCCGGTGGCACGGCGGCGGGTCAGCCCGGCGAGCAGGCCGGTGCGCTCCTCCCCCTTGCCGGCCATGGCCTGGTTCAGCGCGGCGGCCTGGTGCTGCTCCCGGCTGCGCTTGCCGAGGTGGACGGAGAGGCGGACCAGCAGCGCCACCACCACGAGCAGCACGCAGGCCAGGTAGCTCAGCACCACCCAGGTCTTCGCCGCGCGTCCGGCGTTGAGGCCGTGGAGCAGCGCGAACGGCCAGGAGACGTACGCCATGGAGTGCAGCGCCCGCCACATCCACCGTGGACCGGCGCCGGCGAACCGGACCCGCACGATGCCGGTCCAGAGCACACCGACCATGAGCAGCGCGGCCACGGTGCCCAGCCCGACGTAGATGCCCCGGCCGGCGACGAACGGCACCAGCGCGTCGGTGGGCCCGGCCCGGCCGATGGCGACCTTGGTGATCACGTGGCAGACGAGCCCGGCCACGCCGAGGACTCCGGTGGCCCGGTGCGCCGACTGGAGCAGCACCCGGTGCCGGATGAGCAGCACCAGCCGGTCGGTGGCGAGCAGGCCCATCATCACGGTGAGACTGAGCGAGACCAGGGTGACCACCCCGGCGAAGAACTCGGTGAAGAAGAACCCGTACGTGTACATGACGGCGCCGGCGCCGGCCAGTTCGAGGCCGGCCCACGCGACGGCGAGCGCGGACGCGGTGAGCGCCACCATCGCGGATCTCGACATCGTCCGGGCACCACGGCTGGTGGTGGCGGTCCGGACGGTCGTCGCCTTCTCGTTCTGCTGTGCCCGGGCCATCTGCTCCTCGATCGTCTCGCGGCGGCGCACCCACCGGCCGACCCTGCTCCCTCCTCCAGTACGGACGGACGGCTCGGGCGGATCACCTCCGGTGGCGAATTTCTCGGCCGATCCGTCGAACCGACCCGGCCCGGGGCGCGTGTAGCGCCTGTCGCAACGACACATGTCCATACGTTGACATTTCTTGCAACACGCTTGTAGCCTTGCCGAAAATTTCAGGCCGACTTGCAAGAACTCGGCACCGACGTTCTCCCCCGCACCGCCACACCCCCGCAGGAGTCCCCATGCATCGACGCCGATGCCGTGCGGCAGCCCTCGCCCTGGGCCTGGCCGCCGGCCTGCTCGTCCCGACCACCGTGGCGGCACCCCCGGCCGCCGCGGCCACCCCCGGCAGCAAGAAGGTCATCGTCCAGCTCTTCG is from Micromonospora terminaliae and encodes:
- a CDS encoding acyl-CoA dehydrogenase family protein, which codes for MTATTVRAEPAETDLNFDQIPRSVQRFVDEVREFAQDVLAPRAVRLDQQAAEEFDWEVIQAGHDIGLTRALLPRELGGLGVGVLGLAMAMEELAAADPGIALAFGATMLGQTPVLLTGDPGLQKRYLSDFSGPRAILACNAVAEEEAGSDLVIPQHFPDARMRTTLRRDGDGYRLDGHKRFITNGAVATFAAVYANLEGHPGATGLTCVIVPLDAPGVRRGDVLDKMGYRNCLGSELWFDDVHVPARDVVGGEGQGAAINVAQGNMARSSVAAISTGIARHALEMAVHWAGERVQGGKLLREHQMTARRLADMAVDVDAARLLYQRAAVKVDTQLPAPEREPAMAKLFADRVAVETASTAVALMGSRGYMRSYGLEKVLRDSFGTRIFEGTPEALALAITDCLYRDDDDDDF
- a CDS encoding amidase, which produces MTALHELSAIECARLIRDGSVTSVEVTGHHLDRIRRLDPALGAFVTVTGDLALRQAEEADAVLWAVGPDNVGALHGVPIALKDNLDVEDVLTGWGSVERDEEAVGDDNVVARVRRAHLPILGKTHLPEFALPCYTENLVGGDTANPWRAAFSPGGSSGGSAAAVSAGLAPLALGTDAGGSVRIPASCCGLVGVRPSNGAVSNGPSDPAPTGLSVPGVLARDALDASALLDVVAGAMAGDLTTARSWRDPGRRLRIGLSTDPMVPGLAVAEECAAAAEKLAVDLQESGHELVRVDLGQDVAVAAAFRDVWSVVATSFEVDDEDNLTPFTRWLREQGRGVSGARLHECLTLFRGVARMLEDMVFGTVDLLVTPTLGLPPQPRGAFRLVRDEEENFRAMTRFMPFTPMYNIAGMPAVSVPVSVVDGLPVGAMLGGPYGSERRILHEVAEVQARAGATAGLAPGWA
- a CDS encoding alpha/beta hydrolase; the encoded protein is MTARVAGGAVLLHGFAGSPSSMHPFARALAPHVRRVAVPVLRGHDTRWSDLRAVSWRDWCDDARAAVDDVAGAGPVAVVGLSMGGALALRLAATHPAVSHVVLVNPSITMRNPLLPLLPVLRHVVPSIANERPQVRDPSARYAGYRRIPLAAVQQMTRLWADVRPRLPAVTQPIRVFRSLADGPAGLRSVEVIRQGVRSADLVEVPLARSGHVATLDHDAELIFAHTTAFLTGRPAPPTGRSA
- the serS gene encoding serine--tRNA ligase produces the protein MLDMELIRKDREAVATALAKRLDPAEVNRALDEIQRLDQERRALITEIDAERQRRKAEARAYAEAKRSGATPEPVAESERKQLAELESQLDEVQSRLRTSMSELPNLPADDVVAGGKEANRVVRTFGEPPAVEKVRDHVELSRALGLVDHERGVKLGGSGFWMYTGLGARLEWALVNWLIEQNIQAGYEFLLPPHLLLDTAGFAAGQFPKFYDDVYHLDKQSAPRGQFLLPTAETAILGAFQDEILETAKLPLKAFAYTPCYRREAAGSHSDERGTVRGHQFNKVEIFQFTLPEQADAALEAMVGHVEGLVEKLGLHFQTSLLAAGDSSAAMKKTLDVEVWMPSTGKYKEVSSVSWGGDYQARRAAIRYREPGGKQTRFVHTLNGSALATSRLFPAILEQFQQPDGSVVVPEVLRDKLGTDHLTPIR
- a CDS encoding cytochrome c biogenesis CcdA family protein yields the protein MTGGLLLALTAGMLAAVNPCGFAMLPAYLSLLVAGPADGRGAVGRALTATAGLTLGYALVFGAFGLAVAPLADWLRPRLPWLTVTLGVLLALAGCWLLAGRRLPTARPFARAPRLTRTWPSMVLFGAAYALTSLTCSIAPFLAIVVTSLRAGSTLRGLALFGAYTIGMGLVVGVAALGVALLRGRLVARLRGAGAWVPRLSGLVLLVAGGYVAWYGWYEVRLARGRHDAFGDPVVRAATEVQQTLTSTLNWAGPALLTAALAGLLLAARRRPRDLALVAPAEAASRTPCGPEVQDRGAEPVSGSG
- a CDS encoding redoxin domain-containing protein → MPRPTARLLIAAVLAATLPGAAACAVGPERATPVGAVAPAPPASASPAVPVVPARVPETLSFTAKTLDGAAFSAATLAGRPVVLWFWAPWCATCASQAWTVAEIAPKYRDTVPIVGVAGLGEQKAMKEFVSEFELAGTPQLDDRSGVLWRRFEVVEQSTFVVVDRDGRVVHQGFLDGEPLTRQVDALARG
- a CDS encoding NADH-quinone oxidoreductase subunit NuoF family protein, translating into MMRTTVPPVACVGEPRLTAGFAEFGRLDLPAHEEVHGPIGPMEPAALLRLAEAIDLKGKGGAGFPFARKLRAVLESCERQDLAAVVVVNATEGEPASWKDKVLLTRAPHLVLDGAALAAYALDAEEIVIGVADDDVGRPSLTEALQERRMPVPTTIVTVPHRFISGEGGALVNGINGLPHIPPGTKKRSSDSGVNGLPTLLSNAETYAQLAVAARIGPYEYAALGTDDEPGTVLLTVTGAANRPAVVECAAGTPLREILELCEVPEGPGILMGGYHGKWITPEAADRAEVSRTGLAAVGGTLGAGIIIPLPRDTCPLGEAAQVVRYLAGESAGQCGPCKMGLPDLARAVDLAVSGSAPVEVVRAAAGDVKGRGACSHPDGTARFALSAMEVFAEDLRLHATGEGCGKRVKGVMGLPGAPDANPRKLTLDWSRCDGHGLCAHVVPDFIRLDGNGYPAFPATPVPTWLREGALKAVKVCPELALRLVKAE
- a CDS encoding ferric reductase-like transmembrane domain-containing protein yields the protein MRRRETIEEQMARAQQNEKATTVRTATTSRGARTMSRSAMVALTASALAVAWAGLELAGAGAVMYTYGFFFTEFFAGVVTLVSLSLTVMMGLLATDRLVLLIRHRVLLQSAHRATGVLGVAGLVCHVITKVAIGRAGPTDALVPFVAGRGIYVGLGTVAALLMVGVLWTGIVRVRFAGAGPRWMWRALHSMAYVSWPFALLHGLNAGRAAKTWVVLSYLACVLLVVVALLVRLSVHLGKRSREQHQAAALNQAMAGKGEERTGLLAGLTRRRATGKEESRGREGRWAEATATWTAPAGTARRRDPERFAVPVVPEPGTLREPVRAGASRRRAEAPVSPARRRDAEPAPAARRREERETVGRREERESVARREQREAVARRRDDERTGRRYRDEEERAPRRSRVETEARYSAPPESEGRHSAPPDTGTRYSTPAEVARYSAPPRRTDEPEEPWDSPRRWESRPVSGEPISAGPISAGPISGSPISSAPRSGSGRHSAEEDLPEEPDYWRPPARYAPDDAFVDDTPTLVDLASRRAMRASGEGRSSRRKRANADAVDGAYWAGLRGEAK